The segment TCTTTTCGACTCCTAATTTTTCCAAAGAGGAATCGACCGATTCTAGAATATGCTCCTCGCTAGTATTATAATGTTTTAAATGAATTCCAGGATGTTTTACGCTCGGGACCTGAATTCCGCATTTTGTCACGATCGTTATCGAATCTTTAAGACCGGGTTTCAAGCGAAGCGCTTTTCCAAAATGTTCCTCGTTCTGATATTCGCCGTAGATGTCGGCGTGATCGAAAGTATAAATCCCTAGTTCCAAAGAAAATTCGATTTTTTCCAAGATTCTCTGCGCTCCAAATCCTTGCGGATCGGAATGTAATCTCCAGCAACCGAACACAAGCCTTGATAAGGCAGGGCCTCCCGCTGTAAGCGAAATAGATGGAATCATTTTTTTTCTCCCGCTTAATCTGAGTCTCTAATCACCCTCGCATCAAGATATTTTTAGTTCGAATCTGGATGACTTTTCTCTCCTATGAGCCGAGAAGAATCGACGGCTAAAATCAACAAATCAGTTTTAATGAGAACCTAATCCTGTAAAAACGAATTGCCAACCCGTCCCGATTCGAATATAAACGGTTCACCTTAAGTTAGGAGATTTTCTTTGAAAACCGGTCCGTCATCTTTAAATAAGGCGAGTGGAATCAAGAAAATCTCCCCTCGTAAAAATACCTCCAAAGGATTAGGTAGAGTTGAAAAATCCTTTTTTCCGGGAAAAGAGTTACCTAGGATCTATAATCCTGGAGATCCCAATTCGTTAGAGTCAGGATTTCTTCCTGCGTGGATTACAAAAAATAAAAAGACGGTAGATCAAGATTTATTGGAGTACGGCGCCATCCTATTCCGAGGATTTTCCGTTTCTAATCCGTTAGAATTCGAAGCCGTTGCCTTAGCTCTGGATAAGAATTTGAAAACCGACTATTTGGGAACTTCTCCAAGGAACCGCGTAACAAAATTCGTTCATACTGCCAGCGAATTACCTCCATACTATCCTATCATGCAACATGCCGAGATGAGTTTCTTAAATAAACCTCCTCGAAAGCTTATGTTTTATTGCGAAGTTCCGCCGATTAAAAACGGCGAAACTCCCATAACTGATCTACGTAAAGTATACGAAGATATGAATCCCGGTATTTTAAAAAAATTCGAAACGAAGGGTGTCAAATATATTCGTCGATATGACGGACCGAATGCTCCGAGAGTAAGTATGTGGAAAACAAAACGTTGGGACGAGATGTTTTCCACCGTTCATAAAGAGGAGGTGGAGAAAATAGCGGCGAGACAGACATTCCAAGTAGACTGGCTTCCCCAAGACGAATTGAAACTGACGAACATTCAAGTCTCGGTGAGAACGCATCCGACGACCAAAACGAAAGCCTGGCACAATCATAGCCAAGTTTTTCATGTGGATGCGGCTTTATTAGAATATCAAAAAATTGCGAAGTACCAAAAAAGTATAGCAAGCGCCTTCCTTTATGGAGCCATATTCGTTCTAACTAGTCTCAAGAAATTGCTGAGAAATCCCGAAAAATTCGAAACGAATATCGAATTCGGCGACGGAACTCCGATCTCGTCCAAGGAAATTAGAGAAGTGAGCGATACTTTCTGGAATCATCTATCCGTTTTCGGATGGCAAAAAGGCGACGTCCTTTTAATCGATAACTATTCCGTTTCCCATGGGAGACTTCCCTTTTCCGGACCGAGAGAAATCCTAGTCACTTGGACTGACTAAAGGAAGAAATTTAATGACCGATCTAGATCTGATTCGGCTGAACTTCAGCCCGACCAGTCTCGTAATATTGAACGTTTGTCTCGGATTCGTTATGTACGGCGTATCTTTGGAGCTCACGCTTGCGGACTTTTCCAATCTAAAAAGGCATCCTAAGGCGGCGATCGTGGGATTGTTTTCTCAGCTTGTTTTATTACCGGCGGTAACGCTCGGATTATTATTCTTGATTCGGCCGCATCCGGGTATAGCTCTCGGAATGCTTTTAGTTGCGGCATGTCCCGGCGGAAATATGTCAAACTTCATCACGTTATTAGCGAGGGGAAACGTTCCGCTTTCCATTTCCTTAACGGCTACTACGACTCTTTTTGCCTGGTTTTTCACTCCGTTTAATTTCTTTTTTTGGGGGAAGTTTTATGCTCCTGCAGCGGATCGTTTAAAGGAAATCCAATTAGATCCTTTGGATTTACTATTTTCAATTTTAGTAATATTAGTTTTACCTTTAATACTCGGATCGTTAACGAATCGATACGCTCCGCATTTTTCCGCAAAACTTCGGAGGCCTTTTCGCACGGGCTCGACGTTGATGCTAGGGTTGTTTATTTTAGTCGCTTTGATCGGAAATTGGAATTCCTTTCTCGATCATATAACTTGGCTCTTTTGGCTCGTATTTTTGCATAATGGACTGGCTCTGATCTGCGGATATATTGCCGCATGGATAGCTGGCCTGGCCCCAAGAGAGCGAAGAACGATCTCCCTCGAAACCGGACTTCAAAATTCCGGCTTGGGATTAGTTCTCATCTTCACTTTATTTCAAGGTCTCGGGTCCATGGCCTTAGTCGCGGCATGGTGGGGAGTTTGGCACATCGTTAGCGGCTTAGTCCTCGCGGGAATTTGGAGTCGTAAAAAATTAGACAAAGAGACGGCATAAAGAGGCAGTTCATGAGCGATTTACCGACCTTCGATTTTTGGTTCGAGTTTGCGAGCACGTACTCGTATCTAACTGCTGGAAGGATCGAAAAACTTTCTCAGCAGAAGGGAGTTCTGCCCGTCTGGAAACCGTTTTTATTAGGACCGATTTTTCGGGAGCAGGGATTGGCAGATTCACCCTTTAATCTCTTTCCGATGAAAGGTCGATACATGTGGAAAGATTTGGAACGAAGATGCGGAAAATACGAGTTGCCGTTTCTAAGACCGGCGATCTTTCCACAAAACGGATTAATGGCGGCAAGAATCGCTACGGCTTATTGCGAAGAGGACTGGATTCATGAATTCGTAAAACTAGTATATAAGGCTGAGTTTGCTTTAGGGAAGGATATCTCCCAGCCGAGCGTTTTAAAGGAAATTTTAAACGATCTGGGTCAGCCAGGAAATGAAATCTTTTCAAGTTCCGAATCGCCCGTCTCAAAATCTCTTTTGAGGGAAAATACGGAAACTGCAAAGTCGCTCGGGATTTTCGGTGCGCCTAGTTTTATCGTCAAGGGTGAACTCTTTTGGGGAGACGACCGCTTAGAGGATGCGATTGAATTTCTCATCCGATCCTAAAGCTTGTCATAGACACGGTGCTTTGGATTTTATCATTATAGAACGAAATCTCTTCGTCCTTTCCTGCCAGAGCCAATGAATACAACATAGGAATGTAATGTTCCGGTGTCGGAACTGCTAGTTGTGCCGCTGTACCTAAGTTTTGGTATTGCGAAAGCGCCTTGCTATCTCGCTTGAGAATCAAAGCCTTAAAAGTCTCGTTCGCTTCCCTGGACCAATCCGGAATTTCATCCTCGTTACGCCAATTGTACAATCTAAGATTGTGAACCAAATCTCCGCTACCTACTATCAGCACGTTTTGATCGCGTAAAGACCCGAGCTCTTTGGCAAATTCATAATGCCAAGCGGCGGGCTTCGTCGCATCTATACTAAGTTGCAAAACGGGAATGTCCGCCCTCGGATACATATGGCGAAGAACACTCCAGGTACCATGATCAAGTCCCCATTCATAATCTAAACCTAATTGATGAGTTTTGGAGTCAGCGGAGATTTCCTTTGCTAACTTAGGATCTCCTGGGGCAGGATACTGAACGTCGAAAAGTTCCTGAGGAAACCCGTAAAAATCATGGATCGTTTTGGGAAATTCCATCGCCGTAATATGACTTCCTCGAGTGACCCAATGAGCCGAAACACATAGAATCGCTTTCGGTTGCGGAAGATTTTGGACGCTTGCGGCCCATCCCTTCGTAAATTCGTTTTCGCCGATAGCGTTCATCGGACTGCCGTGGCCGACAAAAAAAACGGGGGTTTTACTCATTTCAGTGTCTCCTTTTTTTCCGCTGAATAGTTTCCCGATACCTAAAGCAACCATGAAAGAACTTAAGGCGCTACGAGAAGCGTACGGCGGGAAAACCCGTCTCTTTTATCGGAGCCGATTCTATTCATACTTTATTTATTAGACTTTGATAGTTCTGAATTGATTTAAACGTAAACTATTTTTCTTGCGGATATGAAAAGATAATCTTAACTATTTTCGGTACAATTCGAAAACTTTCGGGCGAATCCGGGACTTTGAAAAATGTTGATTGGAAGCGACTTTACCCTTTCTTAATTTACGTTGCTCTTCTTCCGGTAGTAAATGAATCTTTTGACATTCCTTCGAACAGCAATCGTCGAATTTTTCCGCGCAGGCTTCGCACTGAATAAACAAAATATGGCAGGCAGGGTTGGCGCAGTTTATATGACGCGCGGAGGTTGAGCCGCATTGATGACACTCGCTGATAATTTCGCTACCGATCGTTTCTTGTAGTCGTTTATCAAAAACGAAATTCTTGCCCCTAAATTTCGATTCTAAGCCCTTTTCCTTTATTTCAGAAGCGTAAGATATGATTCCTCCGTGCAGTTGATACACATATCTAAATCCGTGGTGTCTCAAATACGCCGAAGCCTTCTCGCACCGGATTCCTCCGGTACAATACATTAAAACCTCTTTTTCCTTTTGGTCTTTTAACAATTCGACGATCATCGGAAGTTCTTCGCGGAAAGTGTCGGCCTGAGGAAGCAACGCTCCCTCGAAATGGCCGATCTCCGATTCGTAATGATTTCTAACATCGACGACGATCGTGTCGGACGATTCGAGTTTTCGATTGAATTCTTCGGCCGATAAATGAACGCCTACGTCTGTGACATCGAAGCTTTCGTCCTCTAATCCGTCGGCAACTATCTTATGTCTTACCCTGATTTCCAATTTTAGAAAAGAATGTCCGTCATCCTCGACTGCAATCTTGAACGGGACGTTCTTAAATTCTTCCGTTCCGTCCAAATAGTCTCGAAGGGCCTGAAAATTATGCTCGGGAACCGAAAGCTGCGCGTTGATACCCTCTTTCGCTAGATAAATTCTTCCGAGGACTCCAAGCTCTTCCCAATCGTAGTACAATCGATCGCGTAGAGAATTCGGATCGGATAGAATCACGTATCGATAAAACGAAATCGTCTTTCTTCGAAACGATTCGCTTTCCAATTTCTGCTTAAGTATATCTTTGCTATAAATATTATGCAGAGGTTTTTTATTCATATTCAAACGCCGATCACACCTTCCTAAAAATAGGTTTTGCAGTTCGCTTTCGATTGCAAGTCGAAAAAGGCTTTTCTTCCGGTAAGCGAACTTGTATTTCCATTTCCATGTCTACTAAGAAAAAACGAGTCAGAGATCTGGACAAAATTCCAACGGGTGCCGACACGAAAGCTTCCGAGATATCACAAGAACTTCAAAACTTAGCCGATCCGGCCAAGGCAAAAATTCTGGCCGGCTTCTTTAAAACCGGCCCGGGACAATACGGAGAAGGGGACATTTTTTTAGGCATACAAGTCCCTTCGCTGCGAAAGATCTCTAAAAAATATCGAGGCTTGCCGCTCAAAGAAATGCAGGTTCTAGTTCGATCCAAACTTCATGAAGAGAGACTAACCGGTTTTTTTATTCTTTGCGAAACCTTCTCCAAAACGGAAGAAATTTATCGAAAGCAATTACATGATTTTTATCTAAAGAATCTAAGATATGTTAATAATTGGGACCTAGTGGACTTGAGCTCCAGGATAATGATCGGTGAATATCTACTGGATAAGGATAGGAGTTTTTTGTACGAACTCGCAAAATCGAAGAGTCTTTGGGAAAGGCGAATTTCCATTATATCCACCTATGCATTTATCCGCGAAAGTGATTTTTCCGATACGATTCGGATTTCTCGAATCCTACGGAATGATTCGGAAGATTTGATTCACAAAGCGGTAGGCTGGATGCTCCGAGAAGTCGGAAATCGGAACCTACAAACCGAAATAAAATTTTTAGATAAAAACGCGGGAAAAATGCCTAGAACAATGCTTCGCTATGCGATCGAAAAATTTCCGGAACCTCTTCGAAAAAAATATTTGGAGTTCGGAAAATAGAAAGTCGTTCCGAACCTTCCTCACGGGATAAAATACCTCCGAAAAAAAGTCCAAACCTCTCTTTTCTTCTAAAACCCGTTTCTCGGATCGGAATTTGTCCGGGGTTTCGCTAAAATAGGATACTTTCGGATCGGGAAATGGATTTCCCGAAAAACCGGTCGATTCATAAAGGAGGAAAGATGGAATACGCGATCGTTTTATTGGTGGGCATACTTGTCGGATTTAGTCTGGCGTTTTTCTTAGCGAAGAGATTATACGGTGGAGAATCGAAGGTATCTCCCACCGAACATGAAAAATTAAAAATGGAACTAGCCGGGATTCGAGCCACCGAACTTCGCTCGAAAGAAAGAACCGCGCAATTGGAAACGGACCTAAAATGCCTGTCCGAAAAAAATACGCAGGCGATCGGGGCCTGGCAATCCATGAAAAAGGAATCCGACCTTTTGAAGGAGCGGCTCGAAAACCAAAAGAAGGAATTCGAGGAGATGATTTTCAGATTAAAGGATGAATTTAAGAATCTTGCAAATCAAGTCCTGCTGGATAATTCCCAAAAATTCAATCAGCAAACTCACGAAAAGCTAGGAGATCTTTTAAAGCCCTTAAAGGAGAATATCGAGATTTTCGGGAAAAAAGTGGAATCTTCCACTCAGGAAACGAAGATCAGCGCCGCGACTCTCAAAGAACAAATCTCGTCCTTGGCAAAACTGAACGAAAGCCTCCAAGCCGAAGCCAAAAATTTAGCCGAAGCACTTCGTGGAGACAAGAAAGCGCAGGGAGATTGGGGCGAAGAAATTTTGGAAGGAATTTTGGAACGGAGCGGCCTTCGGGAAGGCGAAGAATTCTTTAGACAAAACAGTTTTAAGGACGAAGAAGGGGAAAAACGTCCGGACGTTATAGTTCGCTTACCCGGCAATCGTTGCGTAATTTTAGATTCAAAAGTGTCACTGAACGCCTACGTTTCTTTTTATAGCACCGAAGACGAAAAGGAAAAGGATATCTTTCTCGAACAGCATGCAGGCGCATTAAGAAAACATGTTAAAGATTTATCCAGAAAGAATTATCAATATCTGGAAGGTTTGAATTCTCCCGACTTCGTATTAATGTTCCTACATAACGAACCTGCCTTATTCTGGGCTTTGCAAAAGGATCCATCCTTGGCTCTAGAAGCATATCAACAAAATATTCTGATCGTGACTCCTTCCTCATTAATGATTTCGCTTAAGATGGTGTCGAATATATGGAGATTGGAGGATCAGGATCGAAATGCCAAAGAAATCGCGCGTCAATCCGGTCTACTTCTCGAAAAGCTCGGTAATTTCGTAGGCGATCTGGAAAAAGTCGGCGGATCTTTAACGGCGACCCAGGGACATTACGATAATGCGATGAAAAAACTGAAAACCGGAAAAGGAAACGTACTTAAAAAGGCGGGAGAGATCATGGAACTGGGAGCTATCGTTTCCAAAGACGAAACCAAGAAACGATTAGCCACATTTCTAAATGACGAAGACGGCGACGAGCCTAGCCTTTTGTCGGCCGATTAAAGAATCTTAAGCAAGATCGGGCCCGGGCGCGTACCGCTTTATCCGAGTCGGCAATTGCTCCGTGCAACGCTTTAAATAAAGGCTGGCTGCCTTGTCTCCTGGATAGATGCGTAAGGCTTCCCGGAATGTTTCGCCGGCGTCCATATATCGTCCGGCAAAAAAGGCATCCAATCCTTTTTCATAATATTGCTTTGAATTTTTAAATGCCTCTTTTTCGGTTGCACTTAAATAATCGCCGATTTCATGGATAAAAATCTCACCCGCTTTTCCTTTAACTCGAATTTTATCCAATTTTCGAATTAGAAAACGATCGGGCTTTTCTAGAAGCAAAAAAGAATCGTTGCTGATTAGAATATTCGCACCGTAATATTTCGTAAGGTACTCCAAGCGGGAAGCCACATGAACGGCTTCGGAAATCACCGTGCTCTCCATTCTCCCTTCGGCCCCGATCAAACCTAAAATTAGCGATCCTGTATGGATTCCGATTCCGACTCGAATAGCCCTATCGCCTACCCTATGTCGGTTATAAGAAAGAATTTCGGTTTGCATTTGAATTGCAGCATACACCGCATCGTCCGGCCGTTCCGAAAATAACGCCATGATACCGTCGCCGAAATATTTATCCACGAAACCGTGATTTGTCCTAATTAACGGCTCCATTTTACTTAAATAATTATTTAGAAATTCGAAACTTTCTTTGCCGTTCATGCTTTCGGAAATTTCGGTAAAAGATCGAATATCGGAGAAAAGAATCGTCATCTCCTTTCTGACTTGATCGCCGGGAAGCATATCTGCAATATTCACTTTTTCTAAAAGACCCAGAAAACGCCTAGGAACGAAACGGCTATAAGTCATGTTAAGCCGTAGCATCTCTTCGGTTAGTAACTCCTTTTCCCTATAAAGATCTCCGTATCGAGAAGACAATACGAAAGTCTCGATAAGTACTAGAGTTAAAAGACCGAAAGGCATTAAAAAGCGAATCCCCAAAATTTGATGAGCGGAAAGAACGTCCAAGACTCCCGTCACAGATAGTGTAAAAAAGCCGAATAATAACGGAGCCGCGTACGGTTTTTTATTCAGGACCGCGCGACAAAGCACGTAAACGGCGAGAATAATCGCGGCAAACATGACTGCTTGATAATAAGGAATAACCTTCGAGGCTTCGGGAAAAGGTAGAAGAGAGCTTAAAGTAAAGCCGCAAGCTAAAATATAAAATCCTCTTATCCAAACTTTCGGAAAGAATTCGGGAAACGTATGCCGTAAATAATGAAGACCAAGCGGTAACGAAAGATAAAACGTCAAATATTCCAACCGCATGGATGTCTCGTATCCCCAAAAAGGGAAATACGACAAAAGAATCTTATCTTCGGTGACTAATAATCTTACGAATAGGACGAGACAAAATAGACCGAACGGAAGAGGCGATCTATCTTTTCTCCGTATCAAAAACAAGCCTATATGATATAAAAACGTAAGAAAAAAGATTCCTCCAAAAAATAAATCCATATCTCGAAATTGCGATACTTCCTTCCTAAGTTCCTCCGAGTCGCCGAATCGAATTCCGTGCCAAAGACCCCCGAACCGGTGATAAAAATTAGAAATTTCTAATGTAATTAATATTTCGGAAGAGCTTCGGTTCAATTCGTGAAAGGAAGGCCGACTATCGGGTATACTCGATTGCCGATCCGCACCGGGAGTTCCCGAATTTAGAATCTTCTCACCGTTAGCGTATAAAGTAAATGCGGTAGCCTGGCCCTTGGAATAAAAGGCGAACGCGTTGGAATGCTCGGGAAGAAGAAGCTTCAATTTCAACGTGCCGTAACCTGAACCGTTCCATGTCCCGGGGACGGTAAACGGCTTCTTACTGCCCGATGCCTTGTCGGAAGAGGATAAAAGTCCAGGATAGTATTCCCATTCACCGTCCAGATCGATCAGTGGATGTTCGGCGACATTCCAATCCCGAAGATCTAAAATTCCGGAGACGGCCTTAGGATGGTAGGAAAGATTATTGCGGCAGGAAACAACGCTCGCCCAAAGTAACAAAGACAAAAGGACGAATTGAAGCGGTCGAAAGATTTTACCGTTCCGACTATCGATTGCACCGAGTGTATTCAACGTTAAGTTCCCTGCAGTTTTTCGGGAACAATCCATAAAAATGCTCATGTCGATAAAGAGCGAAATTTTATTTCAAATCTATGATTTCCCGTCCGATCCGCGTCGCGATTATAAGCATACTCGGAAAGTTATACTGTCAAGATAATTGTCCGGTTCCCCAAGAATCGGATCGGTTTTTTCCTTTACCGGCGTTTCCTCTATCGGAAGCTTTCTCACATGCAAGAACGATCTTTAGCATCTATTTACTGCGGAGTTTTACTCGGCTCTTTTATCTTTCTCTCCTCCTGCAGCGATCAACTAAGAGGAAAGCCCACTCCCGCCATTCCCGAAATCGCGGGCCTATATTTGAACGAGAAAT is part of the Leptospira broomii serovar Hurstbridge str. 5399 genome and harbors:
- a CDS encoding TauD/TfdA family dioxygenase encodes the protein MKTGPSSLNKASGIKKISPRKNTSKGLGRVEKSFFPGKELPRIYNPGDPNSLESGFLPAWITKNKKTVDQDLLEYGAILFRGFSVSNPLEFEAVALALDKNLKTDYLGTSPRNRVTKFVHTASELPPYYPIMQHAEMSFLNKPPRKLMFYCEVPPIKNGETPITDLRKVYEDMNPGILKKFETKGVKYIRRYDGPNAPRVSMWKTKRWDEMFSTVHKEEVEKIAARQTFQVDWLPQDELKLTNIQVSVRTHPTTKTKAWHNHSQVFHVDAALLEYQKIAKYQKSIASAFLYGAIFVLTSLKKLLRNPEKFETNIEFGDGTPISSKEIREVSDTFWNHLSVFGWQKGDVLLIDNYSVSHGRLPFSGPREILVTWTD
- a CDS encoding bile acid:sodium symporter family protein codes for the protein MTDLDLIRLNFSPTSLVILNVCLGFVMYGVSLELTLADFSNLKRHPKAAIVGLFSQLVLLPAVTLGLLFLIRPHPGIALGMLLVAACPGGNMSNFITLLARGNVPLSISLTATTTLFAWFFTPFNFFFWGKFYAPAADRLKEIQLDPLDLLFSILVILVLPLILGSLTNRYAPHFSAKLRRPFRTGSTLMLGLFILVALIGNWNSFLDHITWLFWLVFLHNGLALICGYIAAWIAGLAPRERRTISLETGLQNSGLGLVLIFTLFQGLGSMALVAAWWGVWHIVSGLVLAGIWSRKKLDKETA
- a CDS encoding 2-hydroxychromene-2-carboxylate isomerase — its product is MSDLPTFDFWFEFASTYSYLTAGRIEKLSQQKGVLPVWKPFLLGPIFREQGLADSPFNLFPMKGRYMWKDLERRCGKYELPFLRPAIFPQNGLMAARIATAYCEEDWIHEFVKLVYKAEFALGKDISQPSVLKEILNDLGQPGNEIFSSSESPVSKSLLRENTETAKSLGIFGAPSFIVKGELFWGDDRLEDAIEFLIRS
- the ygiD gene encoding 4,5-DOPA-extradiol-dioxygenase, whose product is MSKTPVFFVGHGSPMNAIGENEFTKGWAASVQNLPQPKAILCVSAHWVTRGSHITAMEFPKTIHDFYGFPQELFDVQYPAPGDPKLAKEISADSKTHQLGLDYEWGLDHGTWSVLRHMYPRADIPVLQLSIDATKPAAWHYEFAKELGSLRDQNVLIVGSGDLVHNLRLYNWRNEDEIPDWSREANETFKALILKRDSKALSQYQNLGTAAQLAVPTPEHYIPMLYSLALAGKDEEISFYNDKIQSTVSMTSFRIG
- the trhO gene encoding oxygen-dependent tRNA uridine(34) hydroxylase TrhO: MNKKPLHNIYSKDILKQKLESESFRRKTISFYRYVILSDPNSLRDRLYYDWEELGVLGRIYLAKEGINAQLSVPEHNFQALRDYLDGTEEFKNVPFKIAVEDDGHSFLKLEIRVRHKIVADGLEDESFDVTDVGVHLSAEEFNRKLESSDTIVVDVRNHYESEIGHFEGALLPQADTFREELPMIVELLKDQKEKEVLMYCTGGIRCEKASAYLRHHGFRYVYQLHGGIISYASEIKEKGLESKFRGKNFVFDKRLQETIGSEIISECHQCGSTSARHINCANPACHILFIQCEACAEKFDDCCSKECQKIHLLPEEEQRKLRKGKVASNQHFSKSRIRPKVFELYRK
- a CDS encoding DNA alkylation repair protein; this encodes MSTKKKRVRDLDKIPTGADTKASEISQELQNLADPAKAKILAGFFKTGPGQYGEGDIFLGIQVPSLRKISKKYRGLPLKEMQVLVRSKLHEERLTGFFILCETFSKTEEIYRKQLHDFYLKNLRYVNNWDLVDLSSRIMIGEYLLDKDRSFLYELAKSKSLWERRISIISTYAFIRESDFSDTIRISRILRNDSEDLIHKAVGWMLREVGNRNLQTEIKFLDKNAGKMPRTMLRYAIEKFPEPLRKKYLEFGK
- the rmuC gene encoding DNA recombination protein RmuC, with product MDFPKNRSIHKGGKMEYAIVLLVGILVGFSLAFFLAKRLYGGESKVSPTEHEKLKMELAGIRATELRSKERTAQLETDLKCLSEKNTQAIGAWQSMKKESDLLKERLENQKKEFEEMIFRLKDEFKNLANQVLLDNSQKFNQQTHEKLGDLLKPLKENIEIFGKKVESSTQETKISAATLKEQISSLAKLNESLQAEAKNLAEALRGDKKAQGDWGEEILEGILERSGLREGEEFFRQNSFKDEEGEKRPDVIVRLPGNRCVILDSKVSLNAYVSFYSTEDEKEKDIFLEQHAGALRKHVKDLSRKNYQYLEGLNSPDFVLMFLHNEPALFWALQKDPSLALEAYQQNILIVTPSSLMISLKMVSNIWRLEDQDRNAKEIARQSGLLLEKLGNFVGDLEKVGGSLTATQGHYDNAMKKLKTGKGNVLKKAGEIMELGAIVSKDETKKRLATFLNDEDGDEPSLLSAD
- a CDS encoding adenylate/guanylate cyclase domain-containing protein: MNTLGAIDSRNGKIFRPLQFVLLSLLLWASVVSCRNNLSYHPKAVSGILDLRDWNVAEHPLIDLDGEWEYYPGLLSSSDKASGSKKPFTVPGTWNGSGYGTLKLKLLLPEHSNAFAFYSKGQATAFTLYANGEKILNSGTPGADRQSSIPDSRPSFHELNRSSSEILITLEISNFYHRFGGLWHGIRFGDSEELRKEVSQFRDMDLFFGGIFFLTFLYHIGLFLIRRKDRSPLPFGLFCLVLFVRLLVTEDKILLSYFPFWGYETSMRLEYLTFYLSLPLGLHYLRHTFPEFFPKVWIRGFYILACGFTLSSLLPFPEASKVIPYYQAVMFAAIILAVYVLCRAVLNKKPYAAPLLFGFFTLSVTGVLDVLSAHQILGIRFLMPFGLLTLVLIETFVLSSRYGDLYREKELLTEEMLRLNMTYSRFVPRRFLGLLEKVNIADMLPGDQVRKEMTILFSDIRSFTEISESMNGKESFEFLNNYLSKMEPLIRTNHGFVDKYFGDGIMALFSERPDDAVYAAIQMQTEILSYNRHRVGDRAIRVGIGIHTGSLILGLIGAEGRMESTVISEAVHVASRLEYLTKYYGANILISNDSFLLLEKPDRFLIRKLDKIRVKGKAGEIFIHEIGDYLSATEKEAFKNSKQYYEKGLDAFFAGRYMDAGETFREALRIYPGDKAASLYLKRCTEQLPTRIKRYAPGPDLA